The following DNA comes from Thalassomonas viridans.
ATGGTGAGAATACGGATATTTCGACTTTGTCCATCAATGTTTATGGCCCTCCCGTTGCTGTTGATGACAGCTTTAGTGTCAATGAGGGCGGGGTTGTAAAAGGAAATGTTATTACCCGTCAAAACCAAGAAGGAGTCAGTGACAGTAATGCGGCTCCTCTAACGGTTACCCAAGTTAACGGCGTGGATTTAGTCTTTAATCATAAAGGGTGGGCGAAGCTCTCAATTGAAGATAATGCAGGTAATTCCGGTACTTTGTCTATCAATGCTCAAGGTGATTTTACCTACAAGAATATTGGTTTTATTTTAGGCTCTGAACAACCAGCCTTTACTTATACGTTAAGCAACGGGAGTGATACTGATACTGCCACCGTAACGTTTGATGTTAAAGACTCTGCACCGGTGGCGAATGATGATTATTATCGGGTTGTTATGCATGCTAACAGGGAGACAAGCGAGCCTATTTATGGTCATCTTATTAGTGATAGGCTTGCAGGTGATAGCCCTGGAGATAGTCCGGATTACTCTGCTGACCGCACCATTATTTTGACAGAAGTGGAGTTTGATAATAAGAGCTATAAGCTTGACGAAGGCATGCCAGTAGGTACTGACGGACAAACAAGTATAGAGATTAAAACAAGTTACGGCTCTTTATACGTAACTTCCTTAGGGTTTTATAATTTACAGTTATTGGATCATAATAAAATTCCCGAAGACTCGAAGCCCCTAGTGTTTAGTTATACCATCAAAGACGGGGATGAAGTCCATCCTGAAACTGATACCGCCACTTTGACCATAGAATTCGATACTTCAGCATATCAGCCTCGGTCGGAATCTATTCTCACAAAAGGCAGCCTGATCGCCCTTGATGTCGGTGAAATGAAAGCACCACTCGCTCCGCCTGCCAAGTTAGGGGATACCCCCGACAACAATGGTTTGGCATTAACCGATGTACTAACCCCCGCTGGCAGCGGAAAACTTGAACAATACCTGGCGTTTAATGAAATAAGCAGCACAGAAGATAAGGGCAGTTTAATCCAAAGTGCCCCGGTTGAAGAAATGCCGGAACCGTTATTCGGCATAGGCTCTCCAGAGCAAGGCGCTAATAAACCCGTTACCAACGGCTTTTTGGCCGAGGGGGCCAGAATCGTCGGTGATACATTGCCGGCTGCGCCGCCACCGGCCGAACCTGAGCTGACAGAAGTGATTTAGCCAAAACGCTGACCGGCAGTAAACACTAACACCTTTTATTAAAGGTTTTAATGCCTGTGTTTAGCATATAGACAACTTCCACACAGCATGTCTCTGAATGAAGAGGCATGCCGTGCGGCGCCCGATCAATTTGCTTAAGGACTTGATAACCAGTGCAATCTTCTACTCAATGGACAATTGATGCAACGCAGCCGTCTAATTCAGACCCCCTGTTAGACTGCTTAATACTGCTGTGCCAGCATTTTGGCAACCCCTGTTCGGGCGAAGCCCTGGTGGCAGGCTTGCCGTTAACCGGCAATGAACTGACGCCCGAATTGGTGCCACAAGCGGCTGCCCGCGGCGGCCTTAGCACCAGGTTGGTACGTAAAGGCCTTGACGAATTACCGGCAATGCTGTTGCCCTGCATTCTGGTGCTTAAAAATAAAAAAGCCTGTGTTTTGCAGGAACTGAATTTAGAAAAAGGTGAAGCAACAATTTCTTTGCCTGAAATGGAAGGGCAAGAGCAGCTTAGCGTAGCGGCGTTGACGTCTGAATTTTCCGGTTATGTTTTTCTGGTAAAGCAGCAATATCGCGGCGACCGAAACTTTGATGTACATATCGGTGACTCTAACCAGCACTGGTTGTGGCAGCATCTCAAAGCTGCTGCGCCTATTTACCGGGATGTGATCATCGCCTCGATAATGGTGAATATCTTTGCCCTGGTGTCGCCGCTTTTTGTGATGAATATTTACGACAAAGTCGTGCCTAACCTTGCATTTGAATCTCTTTGGGTGCTTGCTACCGGCGCCAGTATTGTCTTTGTTTTTGATTTTGTGTTAAAGCAATTGCGCGGCTATTTAATTGATGTTGCAGGGAAAAAAGTTGATATAACGGTATCGTCCAAATTATTTTCGCAAGTGATCACTATGCCGCTTGAAAAACGTGCGCCGAGTGTTGGCGGCATGGCGAAACAACTGGCTGAATTTGACCATGTCAGGGAATTCCTGTCATCGGCCACAATAACGGCTTTGGTTGATCTCCCCTTTGCTATTTTGTTTATGCTTTGCATTTATCTGGTCGCCGGTGATCTGGCCTTGTTTCCCCTGGTGTCTTCGCTGTTCATTATTGGTTATACGATATTGTGTCAACCGAAATTACGCAGGGCAATCGAGCAAAGCAATAAATTTTCAGGCTTACGCCATGGCCATTTAGTTGAGTGCCTGAATGCCCTGGAAGCCATTAAAGCCAACGGTGGCGAAGGGGTTGTGCAAAATGCCTGGCAACAGATGATAGGCCACACCTCAAGTTGGTTGCTTAAATCTAAAACGGTTACTAATTCGGTTAGTAATTTTGCCGGCTTTATGATGCAGCTATCGGTTGTTGGTGTTGTCGTACTGGGAGTTTACCGCGTTGCCGATAACGCCATTTCCATGGGAGGCATTATTGCCGCGGTTATGCTTGCCGGCCGTGCGATAGCTCCGGTAGCCAAACTGGCAAATTTAATGACGCGATCGAACCAAACCATAAGCGCCTTGAGACAGCTGGACGATTTAATGGCGCAGCAGGGGGAGTTCGAAGATAAAGCCCATTTACCCGGCAGGAGCAAGTTGTCAGGCAACATATCGGCAGAAAACATCAGTTTCAGTTATCCCGGCAGTAACAGTGCAAGCTTGCATGCTATGTCTATTAATATCAAACAAGGGGAAAAAATAGCCTTAGTGGGGCAAAACGGCTCGGGAAAAACCACCTTGGCAAAATTGTTATTGGGGCTATTTCAACCGACCACCGGCAACATACAGTTCGACGGCTTAAACCATCAGCAAATCCATCCCGGTGACTTACGCCGTAATTTTGGCTACCTGCCGCAAGACATTACCCTGTTTCACGGCACAATACGCGACAACATCCTTTTCGGCACCCGGCAAGTGACCGAGTATCAGTTGCTCAGGGCGGTAAAGCTGTCAGGCGTCGGCAGCTTTACCAACCACCAAACTCAGGGGTTAGATCAGCAGGTGGGGGAAAACGGCCGTGCTTTATCAAGGGGGCAGCGCCAGTCGATAGCCCTGGCCCGGGCTATTTTAAATGCTCCGCAAATTTTATTGCTTGACGAGCCTACCGCCAGCCTGGACGCCAGCGCGGAAAAACAGTTTATGCAATCAATAGCCGCTACGGCCGAAACGCGTACCTTATTGTTGATTACCCACAAGATGGAACTCTTGGCTTTGGTTGACCGTATTATTGTTTTAGATAAAGGGCAAGCGGTGCTCGACGGGCCGAAAGATGTCGTCTTGCAGCAATTAAGCGGCGGCAAGTTACAGCAAAAGGCGGCGGTATGAAAGTGAGTCAGCGAGATTTAGACATGGCAGACGATGTTTATGGCGCTATGTTAATGCAGGCGCCAAGTTTGCACCGGTTTATTATTTGGGTTATGGCCGCATTATTTTTGTGTTTTATTGTTTGGGCGTACTTTGCTTCCCTTGAAAAAGTCACTTCGGGCTCGGGGAAAATTATTCCTTCATCGCAAGTGCAGGTTATTCAAAGCTTAGACGGCGGCGTATTGCAAAAATTGTTTGTACAAGAAGGCATGCAGGTAACCAAGGGACAAGCGATTGCAAGCATCGACGATACCCGTTTTCGTGCAGATTTTGCCCAGCAAAAACAAGAGGTGGACAGTTTGCGGGCGAATATCATTCGTTTAAAAGCCGAGCTTGCCGCTATTGTTATCGGTAACGATAAAGACTGGCGCCGGCAAATTGAAATACATAAAAACTTACCCGGCTACCCGCAAGATCTCCGTGCTGACGCTCCGGCGATGGTGCAGCAGCAACAGCAGGAATATGTCGGCCGACTGGATAATTTAATTAACCAGCTTGCCATTCAAAGTCAGCAAATGCGGCAACGCAAGCAGGAAATGAGTGAACTGGCTTCGAAAATTACCACACTGGAGATCAGCCATCGCCTGGCAATAAGGGAGCTTGATTTAACCAGGCCGCTGGCAGAAAAAAATATCGTCTCCAAGATAGAGCTGTACAAATTAGAGCGCAGCGTCAATGAACTAAAAGGAGAGCTAAACGCGCTTCGGCTGTTAACGCCTAAACTGAAGTCGGCTTTTGAAGAAGCTGCTTTAAAGCGCCGGGAAACGGCGCTGAGCTACAAAAAAGAAGCAAGGGCTAAGCTGAACGAATTGCAGAATAAGTTGGCCCAAATGAATGAAGCCCAGGTAGGAACGCAAGACAAGGTCACTAAAGCGCTCATTCTGTCGCCTGTGATCGGCACCATCAAAACAGTACACATCAATACTTTAGGCGGGGTTGTGAAACCGGGTGAAGCCATTGTTGAAATTGTACCGACCCAAGACAGGCTGATGGTAGAGGCAAAAATAAAACCAAGCGATATCGCTTTTATTTCCCCCGGATTACCGGCAGTGGTCAAAATAACTGCCTATGACTTTGCCCGCTACGGTGCCTTAACCGGAAAGGTCGAACACATCAGCGCCGACACCACCCAGGAT
Coding sequences within:
- a CDS encoding HlyD family type I secretion periplasmic adaptor subunit, translating into MKVSQRDLDMADDVYGAMLMQAPSLHRFIIWVMAALFLCFIVWAYFASLEKVTSGSGKIIPSSQVQVIQSLDGGVLQKLFVQEGMQVTKGQAIASIDDTRFRADFAQQKQEVDSLRANIIRLKAELAAIVIGNDKDWRRQIEIHKNLPGYPQDLRADAPAMVQQQQQEYVGRLDNLINQLAIQSQQMRQRKQEMSELASKITTLEISHRLAIRELDLTRPLAEKNIVSKIELYKLERSVNELKGELNALRLLTPKLKSAFEEAALKRRETALSYKKEARAKLNELQNKLAQMNEAQVGTQDKVTKALILSPVIGTIKTVHINTLGGVVKPGEAIVEIVPTQDRLMVEAKIKPSDIAFISPGLPAVVKITAYDFARYGALTGKVEHISADTTQDEEGNSFYLIRVRTDAPNITNKAGEVMPIIPGMMTQVDVITGKRTILEYILHPILRANIAALREG
- a CDS encoding type I secretion system permease/ATPase; its protein translation is MQSSTQWTIDATQPSNSDPLLDCLILLCQHFGNPCSGEALVAGLPLTGNELTPELVPQAAARGGLSTRLVRKGLDELPAMLLPCILVLKNKKACVLQELNLEKGEATISLPEMEGQEQLSVAALTSEFSGYVFLVKQQYRGDRNFDVHIGDSNQHWLWQHLKAAAPIYRDVIIASIMVNIFALVSPLFVMNIYDKVVPNLAFESLWVLATGASIVFVFDFVLKQLRGYLIDVAGKKVDITVSSKLFSQVITMPLEKRAPSVGGMAKQLAEFDHVREFLSSATITALVDLPFAILFMLCIYLVAGDLALFPLVSSLFIIGYTILCQPKLRRAIEQSNKFSGLRHGHLVECLNALEAIKANGGEGVVQNAWQQMIGHTSSWLLKSKTVTNSVSNFAGFMMQLSVVGVVVLGVYRVADNAISMGGIIAAVMLAGRAIAPVAKLANLMTRSNQTISALRQLDDLMAQQGEFEDKAHLPGRSKLSGNISAENISFSYPGSNSASLHAMSINIKQGEKIALVGQNGSGKTTLAKLLLGLFQPTTGNIQFDGLNHQQIHPGDLRRNFGYLPQDITLFHGTIRDNILFGTRQVTEYQLLRAVKLSGVGSFTNHQTQGLDQQVGENGRALSRGQRQSIALARAILNAPQILLLDEPTASLDASAEKQFMQSIAATAETRTLLLITHKMELLALVDRIIVLDKGQAVLDGPKDVVLQQLSGGKLQQKAAV